A part of Candidatus Bathyarchaeota archaeon genomic DNA contains:
- a CDS encoding right-handed parallel beta-helix repeat-containing protein — protein MGNKGTLKIIALCIACLLVGVAIGIYITVPPNAPDYVISQQGRLVVAENSLGIVAFSGADASQVINDATHSGNSVYIKSGTYNLTAPIVVFSNSILIGEGTDDPVLGTSDSATRLVRSPTLNGSIITGANVYNVLIKTLSIDGARINSTITNEFCDGVHFDVIKRSRLEGIAVYDCMGNGICLTGSGSIENRIVYCSVRHNNMNGILQQLQSDSSVYFCEVGGNGYDGLRLYTSGNNLVEGCTVFLNKGCGIQLADAQQNRILGNRVNTNYGDGIRVSIRTESASDKNIISQNTIYDNGYRGKGGFSGIALVGGNTSSALAIHDCVVSNNEVFNTKDWGQPQSFGIREYGANIGNLLLGNACTNNTAVNIRTVGATTQCASSWNGTSYISGYSPAPTSQAIKTK, from the coding sequence GGCAACAAAGGGACTCTTAAAATCATAGCCTTATGCATAGCCTGTTTGCTTGTTGGCGTCGCCATCGGCATCTACATCACTGTGCCGCCTAACGCGCCGGACTACGTTATCAGCCAACAGGGCCGCTTGGTGGTTGCCGAAAACTCCCTGGGCATCGTAGCCTTCAGCGGCGCAGACGCCTCCCAAGTCATAAACGACGCCACCCACAGCGGCAACTCCGTTTACATAAAATCAGGCACCTACAACCTCACCGCTCCAATCGTGGTTTTCTCCAACAGCATCCTTATAGGCGAAGGCACCGACGACCCCGTGCTGGGCACCAGCGACTCCGCCACGCGCCTGGTCCGCAGCCCCACCCTAAATGGGTCCATCATCACCGGAGCCAACGTATACAACGTGCTTATCAAAACCCTCTCCATAGACGGCGCCCGAATAAACAGCACCATCACAAACGAGTTCTGCGACGGCGTACACTTCGACGTAATCAAACGCAGCCGCCTCGAAGGCATCGCTGTGTATGACTGCATGGGCAACGGCATCTGCCTCACAGGTTCAGGAAGCATCGAGAACCGAATCGTCTACTGCAGCGTCCGCCACAACAACATGAACGGTATTCTGCAGCAGTTGCAGTCGGATTCGTCGGTGTACTTCTGTGAAGTAGGCGGCAACGGCTACGATGGGCTACGCCTCTACACCTCAGGCAACAACCTAGTGGAGGGCTGCACAGTGTTTCTCAACAAGGGCTGCGGCATCCAACTTGCCGACGCCCAGCAGAACCGCATCTTAGGCAACCGCGTGAACACCAACTACGGCGACGGCATCCGCGTTTCCATCCGCACCGAGAGTGCCTCCGATAAGAACATCATCAGCCAAAACACCATCTACGACAACGGCTACCGAGGCAAAGGTGGCTTCTCCGGCATAGCACTCGTCGGCGGCAACACAAGCTCTGCTTTAGCGATCCATGACTGCGTAGTCTCAAATAACGAGGTCTTCAACACCAAAGACTGGGGGCAGCCGCAGAGCTTTGGCATCCGGGAATACGGCGCCAACATCGGCAACCTGCTATTGGGCAACGCATGCACAAACAACACGGCGGTAAACATCCGAACCGTCGGCGCCACCACTCAATGTGCCAGCAGCTGGAACGGAACCAGCTACATCTCCGGGTACTCGCCTGCACCTACTTCTCAAGCCATTAAAACAAAGTAG
- a CDS encoding N-acyl homoserine lactonase family protein — MRIFILDNGRLEGDYNWIVAMSTVGTLENKTPPAKWISIPTYCVLIDSSGGKILYDTGCHPEAMRGYWPQNLRSIFPYFFTDHQLLIKQLALTGTAPQDIKTVILSHLHLDHAGNNHLFRHADFYVHKKDYAYARHLVDSSPDPNEHGAYVKADLEIPSDKLRLVDGDMRMSDGIELVSLPGHTPGILGLVAHLKNEGTLIFPSDALYTQENYGPPTKMSGIVYDSVAFKESIEKIRDLQKKFDAKIMFSHDLPIFKTFKVAPEYYS, encoded by the coding sequence TTGAGGATCTTCATTTTAGACAACGGCCGACTTGAGGGCGACTACAACTGGATAGTGGCAATGTCCACCGTTGGCACACTCGAAAACAAGACGCCGCCCGCAAAATGGATAAGCATACCCACCTACTGCGTACTCATCGATTCTTCTGGGGGAAAAATCCTCTATGACACAGGCTGCCACCCGGAGGCGATGCGGGGGTATTGGCCGCAGAATTTAAGGTCAATTTTCCCCTACTTCTTCACTGACCACCAGCTTCTAATCAAGCAATTAGCGCTAACGGGCACTGCGCCCCAGGACATAAAAACGGTAATTCTTTCCCATCTGCATCTGGACCACGCCGGAAACAACCACCTGTTCAGGCATGCGGATTTCTATGTTCACAAGAAAGATTACGCTTATGCAAGGCACCTTGTTGATTCAAGCCCTGATCCAAACGAGCATGGAGCATACGTTAAAGCAGACCTCGAAATCCCATCGGATAAGCTTCGCCTCGTTGACGGCGACATGCGTATGTCGGATGGCATTGAGCTGGTTTCGCTGCCGGGGCACACACCGGGAATTCTGGGTTTGGTGGCGCATCTGAAGAACGAAGGCACGCTGATTTTTCCCTCAGACGCCCTCTATACCCAAGAGAACTATGGTCCACCCACCAAGATGTCGGGGATAGTGTACGATAGCGTCGCATTCAAGGAGTCAATAGAGAAAATCAGGGACTTACAGAAGAAATTTGACGCGAAAATCATGTTTTCCCATGATCTGCCCATCTTTAAAACCTTCAAAGTAGCGCCAGAATACTACAGTTAA